acgcgccaataccttcctggtggctatgggtccgatctaagccatccaatcatgtcggtgaaattggatggtcgtgatcaatttgggacatttagtggaatttcctgcgaccctcaattttTCACGCTGACATAACTTCGGACAAACGTATATTTCAATCTGGTCAGGTGAAGGAAGATTCGGTCATGcgggtaggaagaaggtccgccggcgTATACCacggcgcttgttcgaccggctttgggctgatctacgccgtccaaccacgcccgtgaagttggacggacgtgatgaacttgagacttccataggcggcctttgtttgtacgattcctccaagctgctccataccagtctggacatccagcttcaggctggtgttcggtggtagtttgggaggcatggtaggtattcgaccgaccagggaatAAGTGGGactgctggtggtcattaatgtagtatcctgctcctgctgaggatcatctaggctggttaaatcgtacggccgacttgtgtggccgtgattgtttctgagactgatatggacagtccagattcaaatatgtttaatcgggctagtataaagcaccgagagatgtagcctatacgagtatttcgtgcatacctcattatcaacgtttggagattcatgttactctgctgagagcaacactcagtcgtcatgccgcactaataatgagagttcagcggaacaagaaatacaaggctagtcatgtattaattgataacgctataaattcacagggtataagagattgttgctacatgctccaacctggatgaattagtaaaatggagaagtattcatcacttatcagtggttttatcctttgcaggatgtcagcgcataattttttggctttttacaattttagccttaaatgaaaattcaccatgatgaataatattcatgttgaggttgatattgatttactaatcactaagagcaatgctcctcctctgcataatccaattagttgtgataaactaaacgaattacaagagaagtttaaatctcagtcatctgaatgtatcacctcaaagcatgaattgattcgttgctcaattcctgatacttcctatcaagatagtagtattgtattcttttatgaagaatctaggacgtctctttttatcaaaagagtttcccttcgcagtactaaaaactatctgcagaaattgttttttataagttggaaaacaagaaaccggaaacacaaatctctttgggttctcttgaagttctttgatagacttataaaaacagttccttgggtgtttctcaacactacaagatttaagagttgttggaaagaaactctttcttggtgacatggtgatcaagacattgttcacctcaacacaacttgtttgtgttgaaagtgcatcctcaccaagaaatgccctgctatgtatacgatggcggaagcacaacaactggggcgcacaaattATATTCCGTAAGGCTGTAGaactcaattggacttttctaaaaatgtacgtctataaacttgagcaagttttatgtttttattacttgtttgagtacttataataatccatgtaccttgattatcgttcatttctacctaacttgatctgtgtttaaggttcttaaatgtttaggtttgaatacattagttcgggatgtttggaattcatggtacacataccaagtatgcataacatcatttaaaaccaaaatccaggggtttaagttcgtaaACCCAGTCTCCAAActggaaaattcgtttgcaaactcgtgtgcatacttgcctgtagacgtcgattttcggtaaacttgttctagccgtaatttcttcgtacgaactcggattgacctcattctttttgaactctcttcctatttgaattcccttcaaaatggagattagaaaccttgaatttggatgagttaagattggtatttttcctatctattgtttttgagtgttttgctcaatttcgtcacttgttccacttctcttggaattgggcacttggattcttggagtactactcttctaagataatttgtagcttttacaagaatgttgttggtgaatcacaaagaagggagttcaataataggcagtagtacgcattactatggaattcttgaatgttcacaatcatttcatgtgaactatggtgcatggtcgttaatgactttgtatgatcttctttgttaataaaatctttttatacgcctttggtagctattcttggtataaatccgggcgaaaaagattgattctaccctctaaggacaaatcatcttatatgtgcattacgagcttgtcttgatgcctaggaaacttcttatgagaatttattcttgtttatgaaggattactagagtttggaatagaaattattgtgattacacatagctatgtccaacgatttcatcttcatgtttttaggttttaaaaatatttggaggatgatgttattgcagtattaatctgtttgattttgaagtattgcaatatttttatgggatatgtattgtttgcgcccgtgaacttgaaggtcccatattacattcaaaagtaaagtcattcatgaatcggtattcatattgatgaatggacgaatggacttttgacatatacaaaagttaagcctatgtaatcattaatttgatggaaaataagataaaatattttgttcaacaaagataaagtctattatgtcgttatgattaaaaatagaatagatccttgtattttatccacggtattgatcttcattgatcaattttattatgttttaccgtgaaggctccattgtgtgtcttatgttgagcaccttacaactaagtcgatttaccttggctttgttggttgttccataagatgatatatgtcgagcattaagaactaaattaagcaactagtttggttatttagtttatactccataagttttctttcttatgtcgagtacatgtacggttaaggttgtcatattctatgatgaacttagtcggggttccataagttcttttatgttgtgcccaaaataattaaattgattacttcggtgattagtttggttatttttattccaattagattaattataggttctcttgtaattaatctagttgagttttcatatattccacaagttcttgtgttgattatgtgaaaggctacactatcatgttctttggttaatgtagtcatatattccgtaaggttttccttatgttgagtatttgaacggttaagttagtcatctccgtgtgattgacttagtcgtagatctgtgagtttacttatgttgagcactttcaattaaattgatcacttttgaggttagatttagttgcatattccaattgaattaatcatcggtttacttgtggttaatttggttgagatttggatatagaaaatcattcctatggtttttggtgtccaatataaaatccttcttttctttcgaaattaaggtcgctcttgttgttctctcgggaatgacatcaaatgggggagagttcttttgaacttgtgcttaatggtaatatcttgcggggagtgcggctgtggaattttataggggttatcttgtatcttaaaactccttgaaaaatgtttttagcttcggctattagattgcatctaaattaagttggtatgtatttttcttttgatcatgaaatgtctcttgtggaaatttcattatgatcccattctcgtacctttgccaattttattgacaaaaagggggagaaatattgtagttcacagtacaaatacatatggttttcggatcattgtgtaagggggagtggtttccataatcgagatggagtattgactaagggggagtgatacatatcaccgtagtattattgttaaagtcgtgatacaattggactttgatgttatataataatactatgacactgtataataatgatcgagaatctcgatttctctcattgttaaatctacgaatcttcaacaacgatggtgctaaacttacaacctttgggatcattggagtacttggaaggacgaagatttcaaggaacgttgaagattagactatggaataggagccacttaagtttatcttttttgtattccatatgtattaatagttttgtcactaaaattgacaaagggggagattgttagagcatagctcggtcaacctcgcatgcgttgttatctcaagcatgtttgtaaatgttagtgatcaaaactataagtcttgatttctagcctacatagctaagtctcggactaggctagaaaagtgtagttgagctcaaggacttcatggcgattcatcatacaacgacgaagatctatacaaggaaccgtggaacttcatcaacaaaaaggtatgtggagacttgaacttatctatcactcaaaagtctatctcttctatctcctacttcttatgagacaaaagtcgtatgctatataggctagatcatacacatttgacattttgagctgagcattcattgcttatcttttatctcgaaatcgcgtgtcggtaaagcgtttcgctttgatcaagttgatcttcacctagtgacgaaagtcattaaaagtttcaatcactttaagaattgctatgacgtgaatcggtctgtgaataacggctacatagcgtcctctgagaatgtgttAATgaatgaaatgagaatttagattacataaccatgtattccttgaaccgaagttttcgaactttgttgatcaagagaaatcgggaggattgtggaattggcttgccaagtccgcgaactgtcggaagttctcgaccgagaatttctgctgggattttccaaaactcgtttgtgtgctaagtccgcgaactcagtccgcgaacccagtccgcgaactggcagaagttctctttccgagaatttctgctgagtttggaaaactcaaccgattaacttaagtccgcgaacttgtttgtgaacttaagaggttatgatctaaagatgtgctttgaacatgaaacattaaattactaaggaatgctttatgcaaatcgtggctataatgttcatgagccgattcagtcgaatcgaatcatctttgtttcaattgtgtcttgtgtagttacataagatctcatagcaattgaacaactctttaaatagttcatttaagtcaattgaactagttatggtgaagaagaacaaggttaatatgaaatgctcatatggttaaccttttgggttactatgttgaaccaacatacatgtacacgtttgggcatggttttcatgaacctagtaaacgtctacccaagtgtgtgtgacaagctaagttttcgatctaacggttgagaaatattagcttgaatctaaaccaggttttcatctaatggtgaataaggattgctttgtaactaaggcaaaaccttgatttgaaggctatataaaggagacatctagcattgtgaaaaactaatccccacacgtctatgtgctactagtgcgcccgctagattcgatctccattaacctttgattttcttctctaaaatcaggttaacaacttaaagacttcattgggattgtgaagccagaccgatactactttatcgtagttgtgtgatctgatcttgcatcttctatcgtacgagtacaatcgattgattggcttgatatcgtgagagttctccgatatgcaagataaagaagtcacaaacatcttcgtctcactgtttgtgattcctcgacaatccgcttgtgtagtcaggaaggattgtagagaggtgattgattaatctaggatgttcttcgggaatataagaccagattatcaattggttcatgttaccttgattttatatctaaagacggaacaaaacctaaggtttatctgtgggagacaaatttatcatcttatagacttttctgtgtgagacagatttgtttattatcaagtctgtgattttgggttacatcaactcttggttatggttgagatcagctaagggaatcaagtgcgcagtatcctgctgggatcagaggcgtaggagtacaactgtaccttggatcggtgggagactgattggggttcaactatagtccattccgaagttagtttgcagtaggctagtgtctgtagcggcttaatacagtgtgtattcaatctgaactatgtctcggggtttttctgcatttgcggtttcctcgttaacaaaatttctggtgtctgtgttatttcttttccgcattatattttatataattgaaataatacatgttgtgcgttcgtgatcatcaattggaaatccaacctttggttgttgattgatattggttgatccttggacattggtctttggtaccgtccaagtattcattgtatttgatgaagactcgctattgtttttagcttgagtaaaaatcaaatcaagagagagataataactctttgagatatttttatctagattgagtctgactgtctagttgattctctagcaaagtatttcggagttagtccatacagattgctaatcgaaatattgggtgttgttgttagaccccctctttttcaatatgTAAACTcgggttacatagacttttgGAGTCAGCAACATGAACGATTTTGCGATTTTGCGACGTTGGTACATCCACCAACATCTCGCAGTGCTCCTACTACAGAGATAACGACTAATCGTCCTTGATTGAAGCCATTTCTCGGTAGTGATAAGAGGAAAACATTTCCTGCACCTTCACAGGTGAGTATCTTTTTGTTACAACTTTCATAGAAGTATAACGATTCACGGTTTAATCATTATGTTGACTTCTGTAGAATGAACGCGTCGTAAGGCCCCGGAATAGTGGTGATTTTGCGAAAGTTGGAGTAGGTCCTTAGAGTGGTGAGAAAATGAGcaaaagtcacaaaatgttatctAACATTGTAGAGCCTCCACCCGCTTCATTGGTTAGTTATAGATATCTGTTTCATGACAAATATTTTTTTAACATTATTAAAGTCGTAAAAAAAATCACGTTGTTACTTTATTGCAAGGATTTTCTCCATCTAGCCTTGAGGGTTTCGGTTTTCCATGGCTGGAAAATCAACTCAGGATTTGGTCCTCTGAGGGATAAGAAACCTAGGATGAACAAACCGTTGATGTAAGTATTTTATTAGCATTTCTTGTAATGTTTTCGAGAAGATCCTCATACTTATAGTTGTTGTTTATATGAGGAAATAACAATGGATAATCAAAATGATGATGGCGCTCAATCATCTTtggaggaagacgaggaaagaagTCACCACGATtcagaatcaaatagaaagaatgGTGATTCCAATAATATCATCGGTACTCTGCCCCTCCAAATGATTTATAAATCACCCAAgtaaattcttatcttttatgcTTTCATGATAATAAGGATTTTACGGGAAGAAATGACTTGTTGGTTCTCTAGAGAAATGTGGTGGAGGAGGAAAGTGCTCGATGAAGCAAATCGTCttaacctttaaacaaatgtactgcacgggagtactttaagtttgagagactaatctgtaggaccctggtctaaaccaagacaatggtcgtttcaggttcaatttggtcacaagaagaggagaagggttgatcttttGGGAGGGAAGCTGATAACGTGTGGAGATCAATGAAGATTGATCGATTGATAATGTGATGTGTTAATAAACTGCTTTGAAAAGGAATTCTCTGTGTAGACGAGAGAAATTATTTGTGTTTGATAATTGATTGCCGCAGGTTTGCTTACATTGAGTCTTCTGTTATCAAATCATAGGTTCAGAAACCTATTTATTGCAGCACATCAATCTCCTGTAAGTGGTAATAGTTGAAGGAAGTGGAAGAATGGGGAAAGTGGGATAACGTGCAAAAAACACTTCCACTTTGCATGGAATACTTGGTTGATTGACCATCCACTATACCATTTACTCCTTAACTATTAGCACGACTTACCATATTTCTCATCATGGATGTACCGCACATCGCACGTGTTGTAAGCCGCCAGATTAAAACCCTAGTGATATCCTCCCATGTGACATGAACTTATGTCTCATGTATAAATCTGCTTTGTAGATGTACGTATTTTTATGTGCGGTCAATCTTTAACCTACGACTATAACTCTTAATCGAAGAACTGAATAGTTCATACTTCAAGGTCATGATGGATGAAGCATGAAGTGCTTGCTGGAACATCAACATGCTCTGTAGACCATGGACGTTGAATTAGGTCACTGATGACCAGACATATCATTATACTAGTTGAAGCAGtaatgatagtcgaatgacttaaaTATGATTTAATGAGATTGTTGAATCGATCATAAACTATTATGTTGGTGCGTTGAGAACTTGACAGGAAACCGTATAAAATAACCATCGTTGTATGATCGTAGAAGGTTCATCTCGATCTATGTGTCATGAGTCAGTCAAATGACAATGAGAGATTATAATATCAAAATAATGGTCGACTAACGAACCAAACGTTGGTTGATGAACCAACAAAATACTGGTAGCTGGATCAGTATGAAATTCTCGAATGTTGATTGTTGATTCAACACGAGAAATATTGCTTTGAtagcaattgatagttgaatcaataaaaTATTGGTAACCGACCGAGTATTAAgttattaattaaaatgttgattgcgGATGGATCTACATAAAAATTATTGATGTTTGAatctgttcagaattatgctagacATGGCATtaggttcaaaaccctaatttcaatcaaTGGGTGATCAACTGAGAATCAACCAATGGATTAGAGAGGGACTAACTACATGAGGTGACTGACCGACCATGTAGTGTTTAGATGCTCTACTGAGCATTCACCAAAGTCCTTTGCATAGTTGGTGAAATGATGATTAATTGttatttaatcattattaaattaGTGCTCGAATGAGCAGTAGATTgtgaaacctaattatggagagaggaaTGACCGACCAAAGGGGTGTGGAACCGGCCTTTGGTGGTCGCGGGACCATCTGATGGTGAATGGATGATCTTCCCAGTTgcaggaaagagtttgaaccataTGAACTGTGGATGATTAATTAGGTCATTAATCATTGAAAGAGGTGGAACCGGCTTCTGCAAGCCAAAGGGACGACCAAGACCGGTCATGGTGGCATGCCCATGTCTCCATGCTGTCCGCAgaccaatcctgagaattttggtattttctgatggtccatcgagcattatttgttcttttttatgtagAATCTGAGTTTAACTGAAACTCTTAATCTTGGTTGAAAGACCAAacactaaaaatattaaaaaaatattattttaatatttatcatGGTAGAAGGATATGATGGCTGGGGGACCACTTCCTTTGCTAACCATATGGTTCATGGAGCAAGATTTGAAAAGATATGGAAATAGGGAGTTTTGATAGAAAGAGGAAGTCATTGAAAGAGGAAAccctaataatattaaaataatataaaacaaaTAAGGAAAATGAGTGGGGGACTGACCAAAACTGGTGCACGGCTAGCCGGCCGGTCGTGCAGTCCCCACCCCATGGTTTtccaatttttattattttattaatattttctctctctttcttttccttttttgatcAAACTTCCATAACCTTGTTCTTTAATGTTTTTGGATGCTTTTTTGAACATTATTATTATAGACACCCGCGCCTCTTACTCGGGGGTGGCCGATATCCCCGAAAGTTAAATATTCATCACTGCTCCCTGGAATTCTGTTGAGAAAAGCCATGGATCCTGAGTAAGTGAACATTAGCGtattttttctaggaattcaactgATGAATGCTGCAACTAGAATTAATtagtggctctatactagcatgcagaTATAATATTTATTCTGAATATTAATCTGGGCCAGACACCAGAGATGAATTCCGAATTCAAAAGAGACGCTAAGTCTTTCAGCTTAATCATGAAATATGTGGAACATTGAAAGCTTCttcttcagaaaccctaatatcgCCAACTTATATAATCACTTTCATGAGATTACATGACTGCAATTCACTTCTCTTGCGGAAGGTGAAGACATGAATTTCTTATGATTCCTATACCTATCAGAGATGCATAATTTCCGAGGTGATTTTACGAATATGACCTTCATCAAAAATCCACTATcaacaacttcaaaaaaaaagtacTCCTTCCATTCTTTTAATTTTAGTCAGTTTTGACCTTATATAaatattaagaaaatcatgaaatttTACTACACTACCGCCCTTAATTAGTTACCtattttgtttttataaaaaAGTTAGTATTAATAGCTCCTAAAATTGCCAGGACGAGTTTAAATAGGTAACAAAAAGAAAGACTAAAAGCGAGGTTACCTATCAAAGAAAGGAATTTAGCTTACGATTCATTAAGAATTTAGCTTACGATTCATTAAGAACTGTAATGGCCAAAAGTTATGTTCGGGATAAATTCAGAAAACCTACTTTAGTTCGTTAGCTTCCTGCTATGCCGCCTTGTTATACAGCAAAAATGGTAGATAAAATAAAGAAGCGATTGTGCCAAATACCACACTCTACCATCTAGCATGACTACAGAGAAGAAAACCATGCAATAAATGGCCTAACCAAACATACAGCCGTTGGAAGTCAAGCTAAAAATCTATCAACTAAAATCTAGGACACTAGGACCAGACAATCCCAAGTTTTGCCAAATTATACTCAGCGACTCTATGAATACTACATATCCACATATAATAACAATCTAAAATTAAATATGTGTTCTAAAAAAACAAATTACACTTGTCGCCTTAAATTTCAAGGTCGCCATAAGCCATTTCATCTACTAAAAATTGGTCCAGAcatttaaacaaaataaaatgccAAGGATAGACAACTGATCAAATGCTATTTTTAGTTCTACATCtgattaattttatttatttttttcataaaaaaagaaagaaaagggatAATACTATTCTATAgattaaaaaagaaaaggaaaaaagaggAAAGAGGAAAGAACTTGATCTAAATATTACACTATGAGCAAGTAtttggagagaaaaaaaagagagaggagGAATTACAACAGTAAGATTGGCTAATTAAGGAGGAATTACCACAGTAAGATTGGCTAATTAAGGAGGAATTACCACAGTCATATTAGCTAAAGTCttaatattgaagggtctaattcTTGATGGTTTACCACTCCATAATGCTTTGGACAGAAGTTTGTATGTATGCTCAGATGGATGAAAGAAATCCCAAAACAAGTATTCGTTAGGATTTTCACAGACGCTGAATTCCTCTTTCCCACACTGAGCCATTCCTTTAAGAACTCCTACACCACAACATGCGGTTGACGTATTCGAGAACCCTGCATTTCATATACGAGCCAAAATAAATAGCACGGCAAAAAATAGCATATTCATTTACCCCCGGGTGCAAGTCGGAGAAATTACCGTATCGCTGTGGAATTGCCCTAAACCGCTGAACGATATCATAAACAGCACCATAGACAGCAACAGCTCCAGGATGCGTTAGAGGCACACCCATGACAATGGTTTCAAGTCCCTTGTTATATTTCTTAATCATCTTATTCATCTTCCCAAAACATTTAGTAACGGGTTCGCCAGGAAGAAGAGCCCTTGCTGGTACACAACCTACTGGTCCAAGTGAAAAGATTCCTATCCGACGAGCACCGAGTTGGTAAATTTGGTCGATCAAGTATCCAACTTCTGCTAGCATGGCATCAACAAATGCATCCGGATCTAGTGTCGGAGTTTCAAAAGGAATGAAGAAATTGAAGATGTCGTTTGAACCCGACTCGAATAAGAAAAGTGATTGCTGAACAAGTTTCTTATCGATCCTGTTTTGACTCATCAGGAGTTTGAATTGGTCGAGCTGTTGGTGGATCGGCATCACTCCCTGCATAAAATGATTTATTAGTAACACCCAAACAACATCAATTTGCGTAGAATAGAATGGAGTATACATAAATTACCTCGTCGGCGTTTGTTGCATTAATAACACCACTACCTGCACTGGCGAAGTTGATGCCGTTCGATGGGTAACCCTGGCTCTTATTGTTGTTTACCTCCATGGCAGCCTGGAGAAACGGTTTTTGCAGATCAATTCCTAGAAATTGGCCTGCATGCAATTTAACGAAGCAtacgaacaaaaaaaaagagtgaatGAATGGGATCGCGGAACTAAGGAAGGATTCAATCTCATTAAAATAGTAATGGTACTTACAGAAGAAGTCAGGGACGGTTCGACCGTTGGTAAACCTTCCAGTAGGGTGATGGAAGTAATTTTGACCGTAAGGTGTAAAATTTGCTTGAATGGTGCAGTCCTTTTTGAAACGATTGTTTCCGGCATCGAAGATGGAGTCTCCAAATGAAAATACTGCAGGAACATTGTATGATGCTACCATTGTAGTTAAAACAGATAGCATCAAGATTAGTAACAACTGCTTATTCTTGTTCATCGCATCCATCTCTCAAAACCCAGCAGCAAACTAGCAGCTTACTGTAAAGATCTAAGAGTAGCAAGTAGTAACTTGGGGATGCATTTAAAGATTAAGAtgttgagagaaaaaggaagga
This genomic stretch from Papaver somniferum cultivar HN1 chromosome 5, ASM357369v1, whole genome shotgun sequence harbors:
- the LOC113277637 gene encoding GDSL esterase/lipase 6-like, encoding MDAMNKNKQLLLILMLSVLTTMVASYNVPAVFSFGDSIFDAGNNRFKKDCTIQANFTPYGQNYFHHPTGRFTNGRTVPDFFCQFLGIDLQKPFLQAAMEVNNNKSQGYPSNGINFASAGSGVINATNADEGVMPIHQQLDQFKLLMSQNRIDKKLVQQSLFLFESGSNDIFNFFIPFETPTLDPDAFVDAMLAEVGYLIDQIYQLGARRIGIFSLGPVGCVPARALLPGEPVTKCFGKMNKMIKKYNKGLETIVMGVPLTHPGAVAVYGAVYDIVQRFRAIPQRYGFSNTSTACCGVGVLKGMAQCGKEEFSVCENPNEYLFWDFFHPSEHTYKLLSKALWSGKPSRIRPFNIKTLANMTVVIPP